The Pseudophaeobacter arcticus DSM 23566 genome includes a region encoding these proteins:
- a CDS encoding transporter substrate-binding domain-containing protein, translated as MKSLILTTAALALTAGMGLADTVRLGTEGAYPPYNFLNDNGEVDGFERELGDELCKRAELTCEWVTNDWDSIIPNLVSGNYDAIIAGMSITAEREEVVDFTQGYTPPSPSAYAALSADVDLTGGVIAAQTATIQANHVVDTGATLVEYPTPDETLAAVRSGEADAVIADKDYLEPEVEASDLVFVGEDVPLGGGIGMAFRESDSEMRAKFDAAITSMKEDGSLNTLIEKWEVGGTW; from the coding sequence ATGAAATCACTCATTCTGACCACCGCAGCGCTTGCTTTGACCGCAGGCATGGGTCTGGCTGACACTGTCCGTCTGGGCACCGAGGGCGCCTACCCTCCCTACAACTTCCTGAACGACAACGGCGAAGTGGACGGTTTTGAGCGTGAGCTGGGCGATGAGCTGTGCAAACGCGCCGAGCTGACCTGCGAATGGGTCACAAATGACTGGGATTCCATCATCCCGAACCTCGTTTCCGGCAACTACGACGCCATCATCGCCGGTATGTCGATCACCGCCGAGCGTGAAGAAGTTGTGGACTTCACCCAAGGCTACACCCCCCCGTCGCCTTCGGCCTATGCCGCATTGTCGGCTGATGTGGACCTGACCGGCGGCGTGATTGCAGCCCAGACCGCCACCATCCAGGCCAACCATGTTGTCGACACCGGTGCCACTTTGGTGGAATACCCCACTCCGGATGAAACCCTGGCCGCAGTCCGCTCCGGCGAAGCCGATGCCGTGATCGCAGACAAAGACTACCTGGAACCCGAAGTCGAAGCCTCTGACCTGGTCTTTGTTGGCGAGGATGTGCCACTGGGCGGTGGTATCGGCATGGCCTTCCGTGAAAGCGACAGCGAAATGCGCGCCAAGTTTGACGCCGCTATCACCTCGATGAAAGAAGACGGCAGCCTGAACACGCTGATTGAAAAGTGGGAAGTTGGCGGCACCTGGTAA
- a CDS encoding tellurite resistance TerB family protein, whose protein sequence is MLKKLFQAFRPADPPALPDPDAELALGALLVRVAKSDREYKLEEISLIDRILSRLYQHDAIEAAKVRATCEKLHSAAPETDTFGRLIRETTGLDERLAALDALWEVVLADNNEHEGEVRILEEAYKAMGLSFADNEASRSKAQAKFAASLEDK, encoded by the coding sequence ATGCTCAAGAAATTATTTCAGGCCTTCAGACCCGCCGACCCGCCAGCACTTCCCGATCCGGATGCAGAACTGGCTTTGGGCGCATTGCTGGTGCGGGTCGCAAAATCGGACCGCGAATATAAGCTGGAAGAGATCAGCCTGATTGATCGGATCCTGTCGCGGCTGTACCAGCATGACGCGATTGAGGCTGCCAAGGTCCGGGCCACCTGCGAGAAATTGCATTCCGCCGCCCCCGAGACAGACACCTTTGGCCGCCTGATCCGCGAGACCACCGGGCTGGACGAACGTCTGGCGGCGCTGGATGCACTGTGGGAAGTGGTCCTGGCCGACAACAATGAACACGAAGGCGAGGTTCGCATTCTTGAAGAAGCCTATAAGGCCATGGGGCTGTCCTTTGCGGACAATGAGGCGTCGCGCAGCAAAGCCCAGGCCAAGTTCGCGGCCAGCCTAGAGGACAAATAA
- a CDS encoding NAD(P)/FAD-dependent oxidoreductase — MGLNLLHSNDRKGEYPNSWYAATATPLARFAPLSGDRRADVVIIGGGYTGLSAALHLAEAGMDVTLLEAHRVGFGASGRNGGQLGSGQRMDQEGLEGFVGHQEAKKLWQLGEEAKDLVKSLIAKHDIQCHLRPGVAWTASSSRESKHLHDYGRHLEDRYGYDQIELLSPEACHQMCPSPDYKGGILDHGAGHLHPLNLALGLARAAAAAGASLHEESEVLQIQEGAEVRVKTATGEVRADHLILACNGYLGGLHRQVAARVMPINNFVVATEPLGDDADKVLGRDVAVADGKFVVNYFRLSHDKRLLFGGGESYGYRFPSDIRAVVRKPMTQIFPHLKDVRLDYAWGGTLGITMKRMPYLARLGENVLSASGYSGHGVGTAIHAGQLIAQAIQGQAEGFDTMSRVPAPRFPGGPAMRSPLLALAMTWFALRDRIGI; from the coding sequence ATGGGACTTAATCTGCTCCACTCCAATGATCGCAAAGGCGAGTACCCCAACAGTTGGTATGCGGCAACGGCCACGCCTCTGGCACGGTTTGCGCCCCTGTCAGGCGATAGGCGCGCCGATGTCGTCATTATTGGTGGGGGCTATACCGGGCTGTCGGCAGCGCTGCATCTGGCCGAAGCGGGCATGGATGTGACCCTGCTGGAGGCACATCGTGTTGGCTTTGGCGCCTCTGGCCGCAATGGTGGCCAGCTGGGCAGCGGCCAGCGCATGGATCAGGAGGGGCTGGAGGGTTTTGTTGGCCACCAGGAGGCAAAAAAGCTCTGGCAGCTTGGGGAAGAGGCCAAAGATCTGGTGAAATCCCTGATTGCCAAGCACGATATTCAGTGCCACCTGCGCCCCGGTGTTGCCTGGACAGCCTCCAGCAGTCGAGAGAGCAAGCATCTGCATGACTATGGGCGTCATCTTGAGGATCGCTATGGCTATGATCAAATCGAGCTGCTCTCGCCTGAGGCCTGCCATCAGATGTGCCCCTCGCCCGATTACAAAGGCGGCATTCTGGATCACGGGGCCGGCCATCTGCACCCGCTCAACCTGGCGCTTGGCCTGGCCCGCGCGGCGGCTGCGGCGGGAGCCTCTTTGCATGAGGAAAGCGAAGTTCTGCAGATCCAGGAAGGTGCCGAGGTCCGCGTCAAAACCGCCACAGGCGAGGTCCGCGCTGATCATCTGATCCTGGCCTGCAATGGCTATTTGGGTGGGTTACACCGGCAGGTCGCTGCCCGGGTGATGCCGATCAACAACTTTGTGGTTGCAACCGAACCGCTGGGGGATGACGCAGACAAGGTGCTGGGACGGGATGTCGCGGTGGCGGATGGCAAGTTTGTGGTCAATTATTTCCGGCTCAGCCATGATAAGCGGCTACTGTTTGGCGGTGGCGAAAGTTATGGCTACCGCTTCCCCTCAGACATCAGGGCGGTGGTGCGCAAACCCATGACGCAGATCTTTCCACATCTGAAAGACGTGCGCCTGGACTATGCCTGGGGTGGCACCCTTGGGATCACCATGAAACGTATGCCCTATCTGGCGCGCCTCGGGGAAAATGTGCTCTCTGCCTCGGGCTATTCCGGGCATGGTGTGGGCACCGCAATCCATGCCGGCCAGCTGATCGCCCAGGCCATCCAGGGGCAGGCCGAGGGGTTTGACACCATGTCCCGCGTACCCGCCCCGCGCTTTCCAGGTGGTCCGGCCATGCGCTCGCCGCTGCTGGCCCTGGCCATGACCTGGTTTGCCCTGCGCGACCGGATTGGGATCTAA
- a CDS encoding tellurite resistance TerB family protein, whose product MFKELLALLLAPAPEPLTDEGARMALTALLVRIARSDHNYSEVEKDRIDRIICSRFGQDAGGAIILREQAEAMEAEAPDTVRFTRAIKEAVTLEDRIGVVEAMWQVVLADGRRDAGEDAVMRLTAKLLGVSDLDSAKARKRMEETT is encoded by the coding sequence ATGTTTAAAGAACTGCTGGCCCTTCTTTTGGCTCCCGCACCAGAGCCTTTGACGGATGAAGGGGCGCGCATGGCGCTGACCGCGCTTTTGGTCCGTATTGCCCGCTCTGATCACAACTATTCCGAAGTTGAGAAAGACCGCATAGACCGGATCATCTGCTCCCGGTTTGGCCAGGATGCCGGTGGCGCGATCATTCTGCGCGAGCAGGCCGAGGCGATGGAGGCCGAAGCCCCGGATACGGTGCGCTTTACCCGCGCCATCAAAGAGGCCGTCACCCTGGAAGATCGCATTGGCGTTGTCGAAGCCATGTGGCAAGTGGTGCTGGCGGATGGGCGCCGCGACGCTGGTGAAGATGCCGTGATGCGGCTGACCGCGAAACTGCTGGGCGTGAGCGATCTGGACAGTGCCAAGGCACGCAAACGGATGGAAGAAACCACATGA
- a CDS encoding type 1 glutamine amidotransferase, whose translation MKIGILQTGHAPEDLIQGSGDYDQMFCNLLAGHGFEFETFAVVDGQFPQNADAADGWIITGSRHGAYEPHDWIPPLEDLIRDIHARKQPMAGICFGHQIIAQALGGKVAKYDGGWAVGHVTYQQDGTPLTLNAWHQDQVIERPAEARVLAGNAFCENGILAYGDHIWTLQPHPEFSNEFTSGLITKRGRGVVPDQILDQASQQLDTPVDSPAIATFLAEFMKKERT comes from the coding sequence ATGAAAATCGGCATCCTGCAAACCGGCCACGCGCCCGAAGACCTCATTCAGGGCTCGGGTGACTATGACCAGATGTTTTGTAACCTCCTGGCAGGGCATGGCTTTGAGTTTGAGACCTTTGCGGTCGTTGACGGCCAGTTTCCCCAAAATGCCGATGCCGCCGATGGCTGGATCATCACCGGCTCGCGCCATGGCGCCTATGAGCCCCACGACTGGATCCCGCCGCTGGAAGATCTGATCCGGGACATTCACGCCAGGAAACAGCCCATGGCCGGGATCTGTTTTGGCCATCAGATCATCGCCCAGGCGCTTGGCGGCAAAGTCGCCAAATACGATGGCGGCTGGGCCGTTGGGCATGTCACCTATCAACAGGACGGCACGCCCTTGACCCTGAACGCCTGGCACCAGGATCAGGTGATCGAGCGCCCCGCCGAGGCCCGCGTGCTGGCCGGCAATGCGTTCTGTGAAAACGGCATCCTCGCCTATGGCGACCATATCTGGACCCTGCAGCCACATCCTGAATTCAGCAATGAGTTCACCAGTGGCCTGATCACCAAACGGGGCCGTGGCGTGGTGCCTGATCAGATCCTGGACCAGGCCAGTCAGCAACTCGACACCCCCGTAGACTCCCCCGCAATTGCAACTTTCCTCGCAGAATTTATGAAGAAAGAGAGGACTTAA
- a CDS encoding ABC transporter permease, whose amino-acid sequence MSCFQTVQDYALRSLGYGERLLPRSDFTLCEQFTLIGSGMIWNIYFGLLAVVTGFFFANLLAVGKNAKSLWARKPAEWFIFLFRGSPLFIQFFFAYFLFLSLKSVSSVFNPLSAAWAGALVVLFLNTAAYSAEIFYGALRSIPKGDIEAADAYGLTGWSRFRKVMWPTMMRLAWPSYTNEAIFLFHATTLVFVSGFPAWRQKGDALYYAKYFADKTFNPFVPYPILAFYFILLTLMVISLFGVINKRLNRHLPQGQRPKLKYRPNFMR is encoded by the coding sequence ATGAGCTGCTTTCAAACCGTTCAGGACTATGCTTTGCGCTCGCTGGGGTATGGCGAACGGCTGCTGCCGCGCAGTGACTTTACCCTTTGTGAGCAGTTCACCCTGATCGGCTCTGGGATGATCTGGAATATCTATTTCGGCCTGCTGGCTGTGGTCACTGGATTTTTCTTTGCCAACCTTCTGGCGGTGGGGAAAAATGCAAAATCCCTCTGGGCCCGCAAACCCGCCGAATGGTTCATCTTTCTGTTTCGCGGCTCGCCCCTGTTCATTCAGTTCTTCTTTGCCTATTTCCTGTTCCTCAGCCTGAAAAGTGTATCGAGCGTCTTTAATCCCCTGTCCGCCGCCTGGGCTGGTGCGCTGGTCGTATTATTTCTGAATACCGCCGCCTATTCCGCCGAGATCTTCTACGGGGCGCTGCGTTCAATCCCCAAAGGCGATATCGAGGCCGCAGATGCCTATGGGCTGACCGGCTGGTCCCGGTTTCGCAAAGTCATGTGGCCAACCATGATGCGGCTGGCCTGGCCCTCCTATACCAATGAAGCGATCTTTCTGTTTCATGCCACCACCCTGGTTTTTGTCTCGGGCTTTCCGGCATGGCGGCAAAAGGGTGATGCGCTCTACTATGCAAAATACTTTGCGGATAAGACCTTCAACCCCTTTGTGCCCTACCCCATCCTGGCCTTCTATTTCATCCTGCTGACCCTGATGGTGATCTCCCTGTTTGGGGTAATCAACAAGCGGCTGAACCGACATCTGCCACAAGGCCAGCGCCCCAAGTTGAAGTACAGACCGAACTTCATGCGCTAA
- a CDS encoding DUF1330 domain-containing protein, with protein sequence MPKGYWIAHVDVDDLDRYKEYIAANAAPFAEYGARFLVRGGAKEVREGKMRARTVVIEFKDFPTARSCYDSVSYQDAKALRDPVSTGDMEIVEGYDN encoded by the coding sequence ATGCCAAAGGGCTATTGGATCGCACATGTCGATGTTGACGACTTGGATCGGTACAAGGAATATATCGCAGCCAATGCAGCGCCCTTTGCCGAATATGGCGCGCGTTTTCTGGTGCGGGGTGGTGCCAAAGAGGTCCGCGAAGGCAAGATGCGCGCCCGGACCGTGGTGATCGAATTCAAGGATTTCCCGACAGCAAGATCCTGTTATGATAGTGTCTCTTATCAGGATGCCAAAGCGCTGCGGGATCCGGTTTCAACCGGCGACATGGAGATTGTCGAAGGCTACGATAACTAG
- a CDS encoding ABC transporter ATP-binding protein, producing MTTQTPVLEIRDLHKSYGELEVIKGVNITAHRGDVVSLIGSSGSGKSTLLRCCNLLENSQAGEIHFKGEPITWSGNGLNRRPSDAKQVLRIRTNLSMVFQQFNLWAHMTILQNVMEAPVTVLGRDPKEVEVAARQYLDKVGIADKWDAYPAQLSGGQQQRAAIARALCMEPEALLFDEPTSALDPELEQEVIKVIKDLATEGRTMMIVTHDMNLAADVSDKVVFLHKGLIEEQGSADEVFGNTQSERLRNFLAPTRHLRASQ from the coding sequence TTGACCACTCAGACACCTGTACTCGAGATCCGCGACCTGCATAAATCTTATGGAGAGTTGGAAGTTATCAAGGGTGTCAATATCACTGCCCATCGCGGAGATGTTGTGTCTTTGATCGGCTCATCCGGATCGGGAAAATCCACCCTTTTGCGCTGCTGTAACCTGCTGGAAAACAGTCAGGCCGGCGAGATCCATTTCAAGGGAGAACCCATCACCTGGTCGGGGAACGGACTGAACCGCCGCCCCAGCGATGCCAAACAGGTGCTGCGCATTCGTACCAATCTGTCGATGGTGTTCCAGCAGTTCAATCTCTGGGCTCATATGACCATCTTGCAAAATGTGATGGAAGCCCCGGTCACGGTTCTGGGTCGAGACCCCAAAGAGGTTGAAGTCGCCGCCCGCCAATATCTGGACAAGGTTGGCATTGCCGACAAATGGGACGCCTATCCGGCGCAGCTGTCTGGCGGCCAACAGCAACGCGCAGCCATTGCGCGGGCGCTGTGCATGGAACCCGAGGCCTTGCTGTTTGACGAACCAACTTCGGCACTGGACCCAGAATTGGAACAGGAAGTGATCAAAGTCATCAAAGACCTGGCCACCGAAGGCCGCACAATGATGATCGTGACCCATGACATGAACCTCGCCGCCGATGTGTCAGATAAGGTTGTGTTTCTGCACAAGGGCCTGATCGAGGAACAGGGCAGCGCCGATGAGGTCTTTGGCAATACACAATCCGAACGGTTGCGCAATTTCCTGGCACCAACACGCCACCTGCGCGCAAGCCAATAA
- a CDS encoding phosphate/phosphite/phosphonate ABC transporter substrate-binding protein, translating into MIACLGMYDRPETAAANDLLWSAIRNSLETGPESLSREIDPWLAWTSPELLLAQTCGCPFRTRLYGEVQLVGTPDYGLPDCPPGFYRSVFVAKKSQTTPQLEHFDQGRFAYNDALSQSGWAAPLIHMQDHNILPGALVETGSHRDSAQAVAEGRADFAALDLLSWDMIQDYDDFANDLSVVDLTVPTPGLPLITALDQDPVALFLAVKSAIESLDDATRATLRLKGFLHIPTSEYLAVPTPPGPVLTDLKIKARG; encoded by the coding sequence ATGATTGCCTGTCTCGGCATGTATGACAGGCCTGAAACCGCTGCTGCCAATGACCTGCTCTGGTCTGCCATTCGCAACTCTCTGGAAACCGGGCCCGAAAGCCTCTCTCGCGAGATTGACCCATGGTTGGCCTGGACCTCCCCGGAGCTTTTGCTGGCCCAGACCTGCGGCTGCCCCTTCCGCACCCGGCTGTACGGCGAGGTTCAGCTGGTCGGCACCCCGGACTATGGCCTGCCAGATTGCCCGCCAGGGTTTTATCGCAGCGTCTTTGTCGCCAAAAAATCTCAGACCACGCCACAGCTGGAGCACTTTGACCAGGGCCGCTTTGCCTATAATGATGCCCTGTCGCAGTCCGGCTGGGCAGCCCCCCTTATCCATATGCAAGATCACAACATCCTGCCGGGAGCCCTGGTCGAAACCGGCAGCCATCGCGATTCGGCCCAAGCGGTTGCCGAGGGGCGCGCTGATTTTGCCGCGCTGGACCTGCTGTCCTGGGATATGATCCAGGACTACGATGATTTTGCGAATGACCTGTCGGTTGTTGATCTCACCGTGCCAACGCCCGGCCTGCCGTTAATCACCGCGTTAGACCAGGATCCTGTGGCCTTATTTCTGGCGGTAAAATCCGCCATCGAATCTCTGGATGACGCCACGCGCGCCACTCTCAGGCTCAAAGGGTTTTTGCACATCCCCACCAGCGAATACCTGGCGGTGCCAACGCCTCCGGGGCCAGTACTGACAGACCTAAAGATTAAGGCGCGCGGTTAG
- a CDS encoding glutamine synthetase family protein — MSSWLDDLPEAAKTYLEGRRLDEVECVISDLPGIARGKAVPASKFAKQDFFHLPDSIFYQTITGDWAEAADDDGWIEKDMTLHPDMSTATAAPWTGDWTLQVIHDAVDRNGDPIPFSPRNVLKRVVQLYHDQGWDPIVAPEMEFFLVARNIDPAKKIEPMMGRSGRPAAARQAYSMTAVDEFGPVIDDIYDFAEAQGFEIDGITQEGGAGQLEINLLHGDPVKLADEVFYFKRLIREAALRHDCFATFMAKPIENEPGSAMHIHHSVLDRKTGKNIFSAEDESETDAFFHFIAGLQNHLPAGIAVMAPYVNSYRRYVKDHAAPINLEWARDNRTTGIRIPLSSASARRVENRIAGMDCNPYLGIAVSLACGYLGLMEKKHPGKQFQGDAYAGDGDIPQVMGSALDLFEEATALHEVLGPEFARVYSIVKRAEYEEFLQVISPWEREHLLMNV, encoded by the coding sequence ATGTCATCTTGGCTTGACGATCTTCCCGAAGCGGCAAAGACCTATCTGGAGGGCCGTCGTCTCGACGAAGTTGAATGCGTTATTTCGGACCTCCCCGGTATTGCCCGAGGTAAGGCAGTACCGGCATCCAAGTTTGCAAAGCAGGACTTCTTTCACCTGCCCGACAGCATCTTTTATCAGACCATCACAGGCGATTGGGCCGAGGCCGCTGATGACGATGGCTGGATCGAAAAAGACATGACGCTGCACCCCGATATGTCCACCGCCACTGCGGCGCCTTGGACCGGGGACTGGACCTTGCAGGTGATCCATGACGCTGTTGACCGCAACGGCGACCCGATCCCCTTTAGCCCGCGCAATGTGCTGAAACGGGTGGTGCAGCTGTATCACGATCAGGGCTGGGATCCGATTGTGGCGCCAGAGATGGAGTTCTTTCTGGTGGCGCGCAACATCGATCCTGCCAAAAAGATCGAACCCATGATGGGGCGCTCTGGCCGCCCGGCCGCCGCCCGTCAGGCCTATTCAATGACCGCCGTGGATGAATTTGGCCCTGTCATCGACGACATCTATGACTTTGCCGAGGCCCAGGGGTTTGAAATCGACGGCATTACCCAGGAAGGCGGCGCCGGTCAGCTGGAGATCAACCTGCTGCACGGCGATCCGGTCAAACTGGCGGATGAGGTCTTCTATTTCAAACGGCTGATCCGCGAAGCCGCGCTGCGCCACGATTGCTTTGCCACCTTTATGGCCAAGCCGATCGAGAACGAGCCCGGCTCGGCGATGCATATCCATCATTCGGTGCTGGATCGCAAAACCGGCAAGAATATCTTCTCTGCCGAGGATGAATCCGAAACGGATGCCTTTTTCCACTTTATTGCCGGGCTGCAGAACCATCTGCCGGCGGGCATCGCGGTGATGGCGCCCTATGTGAACTCCTACCGGCGCTATGTCAAAGATCACGCGGCCCCGATCAATCTGGAATGGGCGCGCGACAACCGCACCACCGGCATCCGTATTCCGCTCTCCAGCGCCTCGGCGCGGCGGGTTGAAAACCGCATTGCCGGAATGGACTGCAACCCCTACCTGGGCATCGCGGTCTCATTGGCCTGCGGCTATCTGGGATTGATGGAAAAGAAACACCCAGGCAAGCAGTTCCAAGGCGACGCCTATGCGGGCGATGGCGATATTCCGCAGGTCATGGGCAGTGCCCTGGATCTGTTTGAAGAAGCAACCGCCCTGCACGAGGTCCTAGGCCCCGAATTTGCCCGGGTCTACAGCATCGTCAAACGCGCCGAATATGAGGAATTCCTGCAGGTGATCTCCCCCTGGGAGCGCGAGCATCTGCTGATGAATGTCTAA
- a CDS encoding glutamine synthetase family protein translates to MDLSKLKTIRIAACDVNGQMRGKRMPASQAGKLADGAARLPLSALNVDIWGRDIEDSPLVFETGDADGILKPTGRGPVPMPWLETPSALVPMVLETDDGAPFMGDPRQVLAQVLDGYAARGWTVMAATEMEFNLVDDSGHQPGPPEHPHTGRKLSQQSVLSLQELDAFDGFFTDLYAGAEEMGIPAQSAISEAGLGQFEINLNHQDALRAADDAWLFKALVKGLARAHGMAATFMAKPYAEEAGNGMHVHFSVVDAQGNNVFDDGTETGTELLHQAVAGCLAAMPASTLVFAPHGNSYARLVPGAHAPTGAAWAYENRTAAIRIPGGSPKARRIEHRTAGGDINPYLMLSVVLGAALLGITDKMVPPAASSGNIYEQTDLPQLAPDWETAISRFEESPLIARILPQMMIRNLVMTKRQELAGFAALPTDQHWLSWLEAV, encoded by the coding sequence ATGGACCTGTCCAAGCTAAAAACCATCCGCATCGCCGCCTGTGATGTGAACGGACAGATGCGCGGCAAACGCATGCCCGCCTCACAGGCGGGAAAACTGGCCGATGGCGCCGCGCGATTGCCGCTTTCAGCCCTGAACGTGGATATCTGGGGGCGCGACATCGAAGACAGCCCACTGGTGTTTGAAACCGGCGATGCCGATGGCATCCTAAAGCCAACAGGACGTGGCCCGGTGCCGATGCCCTGGCTCGAGACCCCTTCGGCTCTGGTCCCGATGGTGCTGGAAACCGACGATGGCGCGCCCTTTATGGGCGATCCGCGCCAGGTGCTGGCACAGGTGCTCGACGGCTATGCGGCCCGCGGTTGGACGGTGATGGCCGCCACCGAAATGGAATTCAATCTGGTGGATGATAGCGGCCACCAACCCGGCCCCCCGGAGCATCCCCACACCGGGCGTAAACTCAGCCAGCAATCAGTGCTGTCCTTGCAAGAGCTGGACGCCTTTGATGGCTTTTTCACCGATCTCTACGCGGGCGCCGAAGAGATGGGCATCCCGGCACAATCGGCGATTTCCGAGGCCGGATTGGGCCAATTCGAGATCAACCTGAACCATCAGGACGCCCTGCGCGCCGCAGATGATGCCTGGTTGTTCAAAGCCTTGGTCAAAGGGCTTGCCCGCGCACACGGGATGGCGGCCACCTTTATGGCAAAACCCTATGCCGAGGAAGCCGGCAATGGCATGCATGTGCATTTCTCGGTGGTGGACGCGCAGGGCAACAATGTCTTTGATGATGGGACGGAAACCGGCACAGAACTGCTGCACCAGGCCGTTGCTGGCTGTCTGGCGGCGATGCCGGCCAGTACGCTGGTCTTTGCGCCGCACGGCAATTCCTATGCCCGTCTGGTGCCCGGCGCCCATGCCCCGACCGGCGCTGCCTGGGCCTATGAAAACCGAACGGCAGCCATCCGCATTCCCGGCGGCAGCCCCAAGGCGCGGCGCATTGAACACCGCACCGCTGGCGGTGACATCAACCCCTATCTGATGCTCTCTGTTGTGCTGGGGGCCGCCCTGCTGGGCATCACCGACAAAATGGTGCCGCCCGCCGCCTCCAGTGGCAATATCTATGAGCAGACCGATCTGCCGCAGCTGGCCCCCGATTGGGAGACAGCAATTTCCCGATTCGAGGAAAGCCCGCTCATCGCGCGCATCCTGCCGCAGATGATGATCCGCAACCTGGTGATGACCAAACGCCAGGAACTGGCGGGCTTTGCCGCCCTGCCGACAGATCAACATTGGCTCAGCTGGTTGGAAGCGGTATGA
- a CDS encoding ABC transporter permease yields MFSFCSDPATLETFQWMSCYLTTGKHMAFYMSFGTVLLLLAFAAPAALLFGFGGAMAARARFAPLSWLGRGYIAIVRGVPDIAFFLFFVIALDQALEYLRHRVKCPDWDQPIRQGSDFIVCDIAKLPLGDAAQWIHEVYGFTIAVVTFAIVFGAFAANVLFGAMRAVPHAQIETAEAYGLNHRQTFWRILVPQMWTYALPGLSNLWMVLIKATPLLFLLGVEDIVYWAKELGGSKTAKFTAYPHPDWRTWYFLGLLVFYLSFTKVSELVLDRITTRLSHGQATLAGEAQRKAS; encoded by the coding sequence ATTTTCTCCTTTTGCTCTGACCCGGCCACACTCGAGACGTTTCAGTGGATGAGTTGCTATCTCACCACCGGTAAACACATGGCCTTTTATATGTCGTTTGGGACGGTTCTTTTGCTGCTGGCCTTTGCAGCGCCTGCCGCACTGCTGTTTGGTTTTGGTGGCGCCATGGCGGCGCGGGCGCGCTTTGCGCCGCTCAGCTGGTTGGGGCGTGGCTATATCGCCATCGTGCGCGGCGTGCCGGACATCGCCTTTTTCCTGTTCTTCGTCATCGCACTGGATCAGGCGCTGGAATATCTGCGCCACAGGGTTAAATGCCCGGATTGGGACCAACCCATTCGCCAGGGCAGTGATTTTATCGTCTGTGACATTGCCAAGCTGCCCCTGGGGGACGCCGCGCAGTGGATCCATGAAGTCTATGGTTTTACCATTGCCGTTGTGACCTTTGCCATTGTTTTTGGCGCCTTCGCCGCCAATGTTCTGTTTGGCGCCATGCGGGCGGTGCCCCATGCGCAGATCGAAACCGCCGAGGCCTATGGGCTCAACCATCGCCAGACCTTCTGGCGCATCCTGGTGCCACAAATGTGGACCTATGCCCTGCCCGGTCTTTCCAATCTCTGGATGGTCCTGATCAAGGCAACACCGCTGCTGTTCCTGCTTGGCGTCGAGGATATCGTCTATTGGGCCAAAGAGCTGGGCGGCTCCAAGACCGCCAAATTCACCGCCTATCCACACCCCGACTGGCGCACGTGGTATTTCCTTGGATTGTTGGTTTTCTACCTGAGTTTTACCAAGGTCTCTGAGCTGGTTCTGGACCGCATCACCACCCGCCTGTCCCATGGTCAAGCCACCCTGGCTGGCGAAGCGCAAAGGAAAGCGTCATGA